TCGTGGCGGGTGACCAGGTCATCGCGGCCGCGGACAATCCCTACAGCCCGATCTGCCAGGGCACTCAGTGGTAGTTCGCTGACCGCTTGACAAACCCCATCGAACAATTGTTCGATGGGATCATGCGGTGGGACGGACAGGGGGTGCGGGTCGACGACGGCGCATTGCCCGGTCTGGCCCGTCTCGGTTTCGTGCGCAGCGTGCGAACCCCGGAGTTCGACGGGATCACCTTCCACGAGATCTTGTGCAAATCGGCGCTCAACAAGGTGCCCGATGCCGCCATGCTGCCGTTCCGCTACACCGTCAACGGCTATCGCGGCTGCGCGCACGCCTGCCGCTACTGTTTCGCCAGGACCACCCACGAGTACCTCGACTTCGATGCGGGCGCGGAGTTCGACACCGAGATCGTCGTCAAGACCAACGTGGCCGAGGTGCTCGCGCGGGAACTGCGGCGCAGGTCGTGGACCCGGGAACCGGTGGCGCTCGGGACCAACACCGATCCGTACCAGCGTGCCGAGGGGCGTTACCGGTTGATGCCGGGCATCCTGAGCGCGCTCGCCGAATCCGGAACGCCGTTCTCGATCTTGACCAAGGGCACCCTGCTGCGCCGTGATCTGCCGCTGATCGCCGAGGCGGCTCACGACGGCCCCGGTGCGCGGGTCTCGATCTCGTTGGCGATCGGTGATCCGGAGCTGCAGCGGTCGATCGAGCCCGGCACGCCGTCGCCGCAAGCCCGGCTGGCGTTGATCTCCGCGGTTCGAGATGCCGGGTTGGATTGCCATGTCATGGTGGCGCCGGTGTTGCCGCGGCTGACCGATTCCGCGGAACATCTCGATGCGCTGTTACGCCAGATCGCCGAGGCCGGCGCTACCAGTGCGACTGTCTTCGGCCTGCATCTGCGGGGCTCGACGCGCGGGTGGTTCATGCAATGGCTGGAGCACACCCATCCCGAGCATGCCACCGAATATCGGCGGTTGTACCGGCGCGGCGCCTATCTGCCGCCGGACTATCGCGACGAACTCCGTACCAGGGCGGCCCCGCTGCTGGCCCGGTACGGCCTGACCGGGCGGTCGGCGCGTGTCGCAATGTCGGCACCGCCGTCGCCGGCCCGCGCCGGTGCCGTTTCCTCCGAAGTCGCGGCACCGGCGCACCCCACCCTGTTCTGACATTCCCGCCCGCACGGCGCCGACCAGCAGTTTTCGCGGACAGATGGGCTTGTCGGGGCCGCGAGTATCATAGAACACATGTTCGAATACTCGGTATTGCGGGGGCTCAGCGACGAGGCGCTGACGTCCGCGATCACCGCCGAGACGCAGGCCGAATCGGCGGCCGCCGCCCGCCGATTGGCGTTGATCGCCGAGGCCACTGCCCGCTGGTGCGATGACGAGGACGAACAGTCCGCATCGAGGTTGATCGACGGCTGGGCGCAGGCCAAGGGCCAGATCGGCGCGGCCTGCAACCTCGGCCCGCACGCTGCAAGCACCCAGATGCGTATCGGGGTCGCGCTGCGTGAGCGGCTTCCGCAGACCGCGGCCGTCTTCGGTACCGGGGCGATCTCGGCCAAGGTGATCGGTGCGATCACCTGGCGCACCCATCTGGTCACCGACCCCGACGCACTCGCCTCGATCGATACCGGGATCGCCCAGAACGCTCACGGGTTCGGCATGCTGTCGGAGAACGCGTTGATCGCGGCCGTCGACTTCTGGGTCCACAAATACGATCCGCTGGCGGTCATCCGGTCCAAGGCTGCGGCCAGGGACCGTTATGTGGAGTTCGGTGACCGCGATGACCCTGACGGTGTCGTGTCGTTCTGGGGGCGCATGCGTGCCACCGACGCAAAGATCACCGAGGCCCGCGCCGACGAGTTGGCCGATGGTGTCTGCGACAACGATCCCCGCACGAAACGGGAACGCCGCGCCGATGCCATCGCCGCGCTGGCAGCCGGCTCCGACCGGCTGACCTGCCTGTGCGGGGATCCCGCGTGCGCCGGTTCGGGAAAAGACCCGCGTGCGGGTGCGGTCACCATCTACGTGCTCACCGGCCACCAGCCCGACATTGGCGAGGGCTCCGAACCCGCGGCGGGGCCCGATGGCGGGCCCGAGTCGGGATCGGTCGGACCCGATCGCGGGCCGAGCGACGGATTCGACGAGGACCATTCGGCCGATGAGCCGGCCGCAGAACCCGCGGCTGCGGAAGCCACGCCCCCGGCCGCACCGGCGGCGCGGTCCACCCCGCCCGGTGCCGGGGCCGGCATCTGCCTGGACGGCGCCATCATCCCCGCCCACCTGCTCACCGAACTCGTCAACACCGGCGCCACAGTCCGGCCCATCAGCAGCCCCGCAAATCTCGGCGCCGAGAACCGATACCGGCCCTCCGTCAAACTCAGCGCCTTCGTCCGGATGACTTCGATGACGTGTGCCTTCCCGGGGTGCGGGCGCCCCGCCCACCGAGCCGACCTCGACCACATCACCCCCTGGCCCGCCGGAGCCACGCATCCGGGAAACCTGAGGCCCTACTGCCGCGAACATCACCTCATCAAGACCCTGAAGATCGGCTGGACCCCCACCGCCCACGCGGACGGCTCGACGACCTGGACCGCACCCACCGGCCACGCATACACCACGAGGCCCCTGGGTCCAGTTCTGTTTCCACGCAACGCGTTTGATGTCGAGATTCCGCGAACCCGGCACATGAGCCTCATCGACCACGGCGACCGCGAGCCGACCTTGCCCGTCCGACAACGCACCCGAAAACAGGACCGCGAATACCGCATCAACGCCGCACGCGCCCGCAACGCCGTCGAAATCGCCCTCGATGGCGACCAGCCGCCCTATTGACGCAGTCCCCGTAGCACCGCGCGAGCCACCGGGCTCGGCTCACCGGCTTCCAGGTCGAGTTCGCCAATGGGCTCCAGCGGCGGCTGCGCCATGAAGCGCGGCACGCTGCCGCGGTGCGCGGTGCCGGTGTGTACGAGGAACGGATGGCACAGGTACACATCGCCGATGCGGCCGGTGGCCGCGATGACGGAACAGTCCGCGGTCGCCGGAACGACCTGCTCGCAGACTGACATCCAGGGAGCCCCGTCAGGGCCATGGCGCGCCAGCACCGCGGGCACCGACAGGTGGGAGCCAACCCGGATCTTCGTCGGTGCGTCATCCGGGCCGACATCGGAGAACAGGAACAGCATCAGTAAGGCGCGACCGCGCGAGCGCAGGCTCAGTCGCATGCCGTCCGCGGCGTAGAAAGATGCTTCGACATGCCAGCCCGCGTCACGGGCCGGTTCGGAGCTCGGGAAGCGCAGCGGGAAGGTGCCCAACCCCAGTCGGGGCTGCCACCGGCCGGGCCCGACCAAGGCGTTGTAGGCGGTGTGCAGTGCGTCGGTGTTGGCAGCGGCGGTGAACTCCGGCGTGGTCATGCTGGTCACCCGCACCAGCGATTCGCTCCATGTGCTCGGGTCGGCTGGGTTCAACCCGATGGTCTGCCACAGCTGCTGCTGGCAGCGCAGGCCGAGATCGCGGTCGAAGGCCGACTCGATCTTGACGAAGCCGTTGGCGATGAACCGGTCGACATCAAGCATGAGGCCATGGTGACCGGTCCGGTGCGGGAGGTACAACCTGTTTTATGGCGATGGGCCGTCGCCGTAGCCTTGAGCCGTGACTCGACCCGCTCGGCGGCCCGACCGACGTACCCTCGCGACCACGGCGACGATCTTGGAGGCCGCCCAACGGCTGTTCGCCGAGCGCGGCTTTCATGCGGTCACCATGGATGCCATCGCAGAGGAGGCCGCGGTGGCAGTCGGCTCGATCTATCACCACTTCGGCAACAAGGACAGCCTGTATCTGGCGCTGGTGGAGCGCGCCCTGGAGATCAACGAACAGGTGATGGCGCAGGCCTACACCGCGGATCGCACGCCGGTGGAACAGTTGATCGCCGCGAGCGACGCCTACTGCCGGTTCAATCTGGAGAATCCGGGCCACTTCCGCATGGTTGCCCTGCGGACGGTCGATATGCCGCCGGGCGAGCTGGCCGGCGAGGTTGAACAGCGCATCGCCGACAAGGTGGAAGCACTCGTCGGCGATGTCGCCGATGCCCTGCGTCGTGCCGATGCCGCCGGTCAGATCAGCTGTCCGGATCCCGGCCGAACGTCGGTGTTCTTGTGGTCGGCGTGGAACGGGGTGCTGGGCTCGCGCTGGCGACCGGACCGGCTCGCCCTCGATGATGCCGAGCTGGAGCGTGTGCTTGCGATCGGCAGGGACATCGTGATCCGCGGTCTTCGTACCGAATAGATTTCTTGTAGTAGCGTTCAATTTTGTAGTACCGTTCGAAACATGGTGCTGGCGGCAGCGGTGCAATTGGATGCGAAGCTCGCTGATGTGGCAGCCAATCTCGTTGCCTGCCAACGGCTTGCCGATGAAGCGGGCAACGCCGGAGCGAAAGTCATCGCGCTGCCCGAGTTCTTCACCACGGGAATCGGCTTCCTTCGTGAGCTGGTCGACGCGGCGTTGCCGGCCGACGGCCCGGCGGCTCAGCTGCTCTGCGATCTGGCGCGCAAGCATGACGCGATGGTCGGTGGTTCGTTCCTGTGCCGGGACGCGGACGGTCATATCCGCAACGCGTATCTGCTCGCCGATCCCAGCGGCATCGTCGGGCGACATGACAAGGATCTGCCCACGATGTGGGAGAACGCCATCTACACCGGCGGCAACGACGATGGCGTGTTGACCTGCGGCGAGCTTTCGGTAGGTGCCGCCGTGTGCTGGGAGCTGATGCGCACCAATACCGTCCGCCGGATGCGCGGCAGGGTGGATCTCGCCATGACGGGTTCGGGGTGGTGGTCGATCCCGCCCTGGCCGCCGCGGCGCCTGTTCGACCGGCTCGAGAAGGCCAATGCCGCTACCGCGCGGCGGGCGGCAACCGATTTCGCGCGCTATATCGGTGCGCCGGTCGTGCACGCCGCGCAGGTCGGCGCACTCGAGTGCCCGATGCCATGGCTGCCGGTCCGGTATCGCGGCCACTTCGAGGGCAATGCGTTGATCACCGACGCCGCCGGGACCGTGCTGGCGCAGCGCTCCCGCGCCGACGGCGAAGGTGTTGTGCTGGCCGATATCACGCTCGGTCGGGTCACTCCGGTCGACGTTGCACCACAACGTTTCTGGCTGCACCGTCGAGGTGTCCTGCCAGCGGCGGTGTGGCATTACCAACGTCTGCACGGGCAGCGCTGGTATGAGAGGAATGCGGTGAATCGATGAGCGTACTGGTGCAGATCGGACTGTTCGAGCTCGCCTTCGGAGCGCTGCTCGGCTGGGCCGTTGCGGGCAACCTGTTGGCGCCCGAGGCGATGAAGAGGCTGGGGATCGTCAGCCCGCGGCGCATCATGCAGGCCCACCTGGACTACATCATGATGGGTGTGATCCTGATCGCGGTCGGTCTGGCCGTGCCGCAGCTGGCGGCATGGGTTGCCACCCTCGTGGTGCTCGGGACCCTGCTGAACCCGACGCTGTTCCTGCCGATGGCGTTCAACGAGAAAGTCACGAGCACAACGACGTTCAAGATTGTCAGCCTGGTGTCGTTCGTGGCGACGAGTGTCGGTCTCGTCGGCGCCGCGGTCAGTGCGCTCTGAGCTGGATGCTCAGACGGCCCGGCGCTGCGCGACTGGTGGCGGTCGTCGGGTGAATCGATAGTCCTGCAGCGGTCCCCGTCGAGCGAACCACCGTGCGGCCGTGATGGTCTGTGGTCGGTGATAGACCGTCTCGCGACGTGAGTTGACGAAGTAGGTGCGCAGACCCGGATTGCACTCGGTGAAATACAGATGCGCGGTTCTCCCGCGGCGAGCCATCGTTTCGTTCCAGCGTGCGAACGCCTCATCGGTCACCGCGGCGACCTGGTCGGACCGGCCTCGGGCGTGGGCGATCACCCGCACGGCGTGCCGGGCCATCGTCTCGACGAAATCGCACCAGGCGAACCCGACGAAACCGGTGGGGCCGACGATCTCCCACCTGTTCGGCAGCCGAGGGTGTGCGGTGCCCGCGTAGCTCCGCATGCCGTGGGTTCGATAGAACTCGGCCAGGTCGAATCCGTCGGTGCCCATGATCGTTGACCGACGGTATGTTTCGGGGTCGGTCCACAGCTCGTAGCCGGTGGCGGCGACCAACAGGTCGACCGGGCGTTCGACGCCGTCGACGGTGCGGATGCCCTCGGCGGTGATGCGCTCGATCGGTGTGGTGATCAACCGGGTATTCGGATTGTTCAGTGCCCGGAAGAACGCACTGGAGATCACCGGACGTTTGGCCACGATGCCGTAGTGGGGGATCAGTGCCGTGCGCGTCGCTGGATCGCGCACGGTGAACCGCAGCAGCAGTCGGTAGAGCGTCCGGCAGTAGCCGTCGTACAGCGGGATCAGCCGTGTCAAGACCCGGTCGGGGAGCCGCGAGAAGACGTGCACGATCGGCGCGAGCATCGCCACGTCCATCAGCACCCGGCCGGCGACGTTCACCGCCGGGAGCACCCCGGGCACGCGCAGGATCCGGCGTATCGGTGCGGACAGGTCGAAGTCGATCTTGGGTAGCACCCACGCCGGGGTTCGCTGGTAGACGTCCAACCGGTCGGCCTCGGCCGACAGGGCGGCGGCGATCTGGATACCGCTGGAACCCGTGCCGATCACCGCGATCCGCTTGCCCTTAGTGTCGTAGGTGTCGTCCCAGGCATCGGGCCGTAGCAGCGTTCCGGTGAAGTCCTCGACGCCGTCTATGTCGAGGCTCGGTTTGGCATTGACATATCCGCCCACCGAACTGATCAGGAAGCGTGCGGTCAGGTCGGGCCTGTCGCGCATGCTCAGCTGCCACAACCCGGCGTCGTCGTTCCAGCGCTGCCGCGTCACCTCGGCGTCGGCGATCAGGTGCCGGTACAGATCCATCCCGCGAGCGGTGTCTTGCAGGTAGCGGTAGATCTCGGGACCGGGGGCGAACAACCGCGACCAGTCGGGGTTGGGCGCGAACGACAGCTGATACCACAGGCTGGGAATATCGACGGCCAGCCCGGGATAGTGGTTGTCACGCCAGGTTCCACCGAAATCGCCACCGCGCTCGATGATGACGAAATCGGTGATGCCATGCTTGCGCAGCTGATGCGCGGCCGCGATCCCACCGGGACCCGCCCCGATGATGGCCACCTCGTGATCGGGTTGGCTCATGTGCCCGACGCGGGGGCTCCGGTCGAGACGTCCCAGGCGTGATGGACGATATCGTGCAGGTGATACACGGCGATGGTGGCGACCGTGAATTCGCTTCCATTGCTGCGTAACCCGCGTCGATCCCAGCCGTCGGCGGGCACCGAGTCGTACCGGTCGGCCACGGCGTCGGCGGCGGCACGCAGCTCGGCGGCGACCACCGAGGGATCCTGGGCGCCGTAGTTGTCCTCGACCGCCGTGAGGTCCTGGTCCCAGTTCGGGAACTGCGGATCGGTCCGGCTCAGCATCAGCTCAACGCGATGATCGAAGA
This DNA window, taken from Mycolicibacterium neoaurum, encodes the following:
- a CDS encoding Rv2578c family radical SAM protein; the encoded protein is MRWDGQGVRVDDGALPGLARLGFVRSVRTPEFDGITFHEILCKSALNKVPDAAMLPFRYTVNGYRGCAHACRYCFARTTHEYLDFDAGAEFDTEIVVKTNVAEVLARELRRRSWTREPVALGTNTDPYQRAEGRYRLMPGILSALAESGTPFSILTKGTLLRRDLPLIAEAAHDGPGARVSISLAIGDPELQRSIEPGTPSPQARLALISAVRDAGLDCHVMVAPVLPRLTDSAEHLDALLRQIAEAGATSATVFGLHLRGSTRGWFMQWLEHTHPEHATEYRRLYRRGAYLPPDYRDELRTRAAPLLARYGLTGRSARVAMSAPPSPARAGAVSSEVAAPAHPTLF
- a CDS encoding HNH endonuclease signature motif containing protein yields the protein MFEYSVLRGLSDEALTSAITAETQAESAAAARRLALIAEATARWCDDEDEQSASRLIDGWAQAKGQIGAACNLGPHAASTQMRIGVALRERLPQTAAVFGTGAISAKVIGAITWRTHLVTDPDALASIDTGIAQNAHGFGMLSENALIAAVDFWVHKYDPLAVIRSKAAARDRYVEFGDRDDPDGVVSFWGRMRATDAKITEARADELADGVCDNDPRTKRERRADAIAALAAGSDRLTCLCGDPACAGSGKDPRAGAVTIYVLTGHQPDIGEGSEPAAGPDGGPESGSVGPDRGPSDGFDEDHSADEPAAEPAAAEATPPAAPAARSTPPGAGAGICLDGAIIPAHLLTELVNTGATVRPISSPANLGAENRYRPSVKLSAFVRMTSMTCAFPGCGRPAHRADLDHITPWPAGATHPGNLRPYCREHHLIKTLKIGWTPTAHADGSTTWTAPTGHAYTTRPLGPVLFPRNAFDVEIPRTRHMSLIDHGDREPTLPVRQRTRKQDREYRINAARARNAVEIALDGDQPPY
- a CDS encoding phytanoyl-CoA dioxygenase family protein, translating into MLDVDRFIANGFVKIESAFDRDLGLRCQQQLWQTIGLNPADPSTWSESLVRVTSMTTPEFTAAANTDALHTAYNALVGPGRWQPRLGLGTFPLRFPSSEPARDAGWHVEASFYAADGMRLSLRSRGRALLMLFLFSDVGPDDAPTKIRVGSHLSVPAVLARHGPDGAPWMSVCEQVVPATADCSVIAATGRIGDVYLCHPFLVHTGTAHRGSVPRFMAQPPLEPIGELDLEAGEPSPVARAVLRGLRQ
- a CDS encoding TetR/AcrR family transcriptional regulator, with translation MTRPARRPDRRTLATTATILEAAQRLFAERGFHAVTMDAIAEEAAVAVGSIYHHFGNKDSLYLALVERALEINEQVMAQAYTADRTPVEQLIAASDAYCRFNLENPGHFRMVALRTVDMPPGELAGEVEQRIADKVEALVGDVADALRRADAAGQISCPDPGRTSVFLWSAWNGVLGSRWRPDRLALDDAELERVLAIGRDIVIRGLRTE
- a CDS encoding carbon-nitrogen hydrolase family protein — translated: MVLAAAVQLDAKLADVAANLVACQRLADEAGNAGAKVIALPEFFTTGIGFLRELVDAALPADGPAAQLLCDLARKHDAMVGGSFLCRDADGHIRNAYLLADPSGIVGRHDKDLPTMWENAIYTGGNDDGVLTCGELSVGAAVCWELMRTNTVRRMRGRVDLAMTGSGWWSIPPWPPRRLFDRLEKANAATARRAATDFARYIGAPVVHAAQVGALECPMPWLPVRYRGHFEGNALITDAAGTVLAQRSRADGEGVVLADITLGRVTPVDVAPQRFWLHRRGVLPAAVWHYQRLHGQRWYERNAVNR
- a CDS encoding NAD(P)/FAD-dependent oxidoreductase — translated: MSQPDHEVAIIGAGPGGIAAAHQLRKHGITDFVIIERGGDFGGTWRDNHYPGLAVDIPSLWYQLSFAPNPDWSRLFAPGPEIYRYLQDTARGMDLYRHLIADAEVTRQRWNDDAGLWQLSMRDRPDLTARFLISSVGGYVNAKPSLDIDGVEDFTGTLLRPDAWDDTYDTKGKRIAVIGTGSSGIQIAAALSAEADRLDVYQRTPAWVLPKIDFDLSAPIRRILRVPGVLPAVNVAGRVLMDVAMLAPIVHVFSRLPDRVLTRLIPLYDGYCRTLYRLLLRFTVRDPATRTALIPHYGIVAKRPVISSAFFRALNNPNTRLITTPIERITAEGIRTVDGVERPVDLLVAATGYELWTDPETYRRSTIMGTDGFDLAEFYRTHGMRSYAGTAHPRLPNRWEIVGPTGFVGFAWCDFVETMARHAVRVIAHARGRSDQVAAVTDEAFARWNETMARRGRTAHLYFTECNPGLRTYFVNSRRETVYHRPQTITAARWFARRGPLQDYRFTRRPPPVAQRRAV
- a CDS encoding DinB family protein; translation: MTDIQPDTKDWTWVLHRPCPDCGFDSATVHPTTVAGLIRRDAADWVTRLARRGVRSRPAPGVWSHLEYGCHIRDVHRIFDHRVELMLSRTDPQFPNWDQDLTAVEDNYGAQDPSVVAAELRAAADAVADRYDSVPADGWDRRGLRSNGSEFTVATIAVYHLHDIVHHAWDVSTGAPASGT